agagagagagagagagagagagagagagtgggtgggtgTGGGGAGGACGGCAGAGCCAAGCGTAGGCGGTGGACTAAAGTGGAACTATCTGACCAATCCAACCTGGagcaaatgtttctctctctctctctctctctctctctctctctctctctctctctctctctcaatttgtagGTCCCTTTCTCTCACCAATATGTGGATCGCTCTTTCTCTCACCAatttgtggatctctctctctctctctctctctctctctctctctctctctctctctctctctctctccattttgtgTATACAACATCTCTTTCACCAatttgtggatctctctctccgatttgtgcatttctctctctctctctctctctctctctctctctctctctctctctctctctctctctctctctctctctctctctcaagaaaggtCTCGAATAAAACACTTAATCAATTTGCAAAGTTATATTTCTCAAAAGATTACTAACTACTTTCACAAGATCAACCACACCTGTCGACTGGTTCTAAGCTTCACTACTTTTATACCCAAGGGAGCCAGAATGATGGTAATGGGAGCCATGCTTATGCCCATGAGAGCCATACCCATGACCAAAGGGGTATGGGTCAGCCTCCCTTTTGCCATGGGTGTGATAAACTTTTTTCACATGACTGGGAGTATGGGAGCCGTTTTTGTACCCATGGGAACCAGAGTGATGGTAATGGGAGCCATATTTATGCCCATGGGAGCCATGCCCATGGGAGCCATACCCATAAGCTAAAGGGTATGGGTCAGCTTCCCTTTTGCCATGGGTGTGATAAACTTTTTTCACATAATGACTGGGAGAATGGGAGTCGTTTTTGTACCCATGGGAACCAGAGTGATGGTAATGGGAGCCATACTTATGCCCATGGGAGCCATACCCATGACCAAAGGGGTATGGATCAGCATCCCTTTTGCCTTGAGTATGCATAATGACTGGGAGGGAGCCGTTTTTATACCCATGAGCCAGAGTGATGTGATCAGCATGCCCATTTGCCTTGATCAGCCTCCCTTTTGCCATGACTGTGATAAACTTTCTTCACATAATGACTGGGAGTATGGGAGCCGTTTTTATACCCACTGGAGCCAGAGTGATGGTGATGGGAGCCATATTTATGCCCATGGGAGCCATACCCATAACCAAAGGGGTATGGCTCAGCTTCCCTTTTGCCATGGGTGTGATAAACTTTCTTCACATAATGACTTGGAGTATGGGAGCCATTCTTATACCCAGGGGATCCATTTTTATACCCAAGGGAGCCATAGGTATTACCAAGTGAGC
The DNA window shown above is from Macrobrachium rosenbergii isolate ZJJX-2024 chromosome 35, ASM4041242v1, whole genome shotgun sequence and carries:
- the LOC136856255 gene encoding zinc transporter 7-like — translated: MHTQGKRDADPYPFGHGYGSHGHKYGSHYHHSGSHGYKNDSHSPSHYVKKVYHTHGKREADPYPLAYGYGSHGHGSHGHKYGSHYHHSGSHGYKNGSHTPSHVKKVYHTHGKREADPYPFGHGYGSHGHKHGSHYHHSGSLGYKSSEA